A region from the Candidatus Thiothrix putei genome encodes:
- the corA gene encoding magnesium/cobalt transporter CorA: protein METFGKRYHPPGTPPGTLTRHTTSDTTHIRLFEYDGENFSETHSPTQQQCQDAQQNTLVDWLDVTGVNDPIAIRELGETFGLHPLALEDILNSGQRPKIDFHEQHAFLILNLPHLIEDDIVLEQVSVFVGNGHLLSFCSGDGAAFEPVRQRLRQGFGRIRTRGVDYLLYALVDVVIDSAFPLLEDIGEQIEVLEDRVLENPDKAILNTLHQLKRDLLLLRRALWPQREVISRLIQHDAELVNAAMRPYFSDCYDHAVQIIDLIETYREMLSGMLDIYLSSLSNHMNDIMRVLTVVGTIFIPLTFIVGVYGMNFDYMPELQWRSGYFIVWGIMILLAIGMLLAFKWRKWL from the coding sequence ATGGAAACCTTCGGCAAACGCTACCATCCCCCCGGCACACCACCGGGTACGCTAACCCGGCACACCACAAGCGATACCACTCATATCCGCCTGTTTGAATACGACGGTGAAAACTTCAGCGAAACGCATTCCCCCACACAGCAGCAGTGCCAAGACGCGCAACAAAACACCTTGGTCGATTGGCTGGATGTCACCGGCGTGAACGATCCGATTGCTATCCGTGAATTGGGGGAAACCTTTGGGCTACACCCCTTGGCACTGGAAGATATTCTCAATAGCGGACAACGCCCCAAAATCGACTTCCACGAACAACACGCTTTTCTGATCCTCAACCTGCCCCACCTGATTGAGGATGATATTGTATTGGAACAAGTCAGCGTATTCGTCGGTAATGGGCATTTGCTGAGCTTTTGCAGCGGCGATGGGGCGGCCTTTGAGCCAGTACGCCAACGCCTGCGACAAGGTTTCGGGCGTATTCGTACCCGTGGCGTGGATTACTTGCTGTACGCACTGGTGGACGTGGTGATCGACTCCGCGTTCCCACTGCTAGAAGATATTGGGGAGCAAATTGAAGTGTTGGAAGATCGGGTGTTGGAAAACCCTGATAAAGCCATACTCAACACCCTGCATCAACTCAAGCGTGACCTATTGCTATTACGCCGTGCCTTATGGCCACAACGTGAAGTCATTAGCCGCTTGATTCAACACGATGCAGAATTAGTCAATGCCGCCATGCGCCCGTATTTTAGCGACTGTTACGACCATGCCGTACAAATCATCGACCTGATCGAAACCTACCGCGAAATGCTCAGCGGCATGTTGGATATTTACCTGTCCAGCCTGAGCAATCACATGAACGACATCATGCGTGTACTCACCGTGGTCGGAACTATTTTCATTCCACTGACTTTCATCGTCGGGGTTTACGGCATGAATTTTGACTATATGCCCGAACTACAGTGGCGCTCTGGCTATTTCATCGTCTGGGGGATCATGATTTTACTCGCTATTGGGATGTTGTTAGCTTTCAAATGGCGTAAATGGTTGTAA
- a CDS encoding DUF1311 domain-containing protein, producing MRYILVFACAWVLTLPVQAKTTQHTIDLTTESCLSTNDSTAGMLECFSRAEKDWDTELNRVYKALQGKLKPAAQDALKQAQRAWIVQRDKEFELINAIHAQMDGTMWIAVMAGERADVVKARVVALQDYVDLLEEGAQ from the coding sequence ATGCGATACATTTTAGTGTTTGCTTGTGCTTGGGTTCTTACGCTGCCGGTGCAGGCAAAAACGACCCAGCATACGATTGATCTGACCACAGAGAGTTGCCTTAGCACCAACGATTCGACGGCGGGGATGTTGGAATGTTTCAGCCGTGCAGAAAAGGATTGGGATACTGAACTGAATCGTGTTTATAAAGCCTTGCAAGGTAAACTCAAACCAGCCGCTCAGGATGCGCTCAAACAAGCCCAACGCGCATGGATTGTACAGCGTGATAAGGAATTTGAGTTAATTAATGCAATCCACGCGCAAATGGATGGCACCATGTGGATTGCCGTGATGGCAGGTGAACGTGCTGATGTCGTCAAGGCACGGGTAGTTGCCCTGCAAGATTATGTGGATTTGTTGGAGGAAGGGGCGCAGTAA